A DNA window from Shewanella baltica contains the following coding sequences:
- the thpR gene encoding RNA 2',3'-cyclic phosphodiesterase: protein MQQRLFLGFAPTAAQMTRLSDVQQQLICHLNPEAKAVSVSNMHLTLYFLGQVDDEQRIALLDAIDCLAKPRFSVQLNQLDLWPNAQVCCLKGDDVEPPLAQLAKQTQAIAGRLQLHSSEHHFCPHISLFRKAKEWTLNESALLQLKDMNTLTLTPECLHLYHSKSTSTGVEYHILHSWTLD, encoded by the coding sequence ATGCAACAAAGGCTGTTTCTCGGCTTCGCGCCTACCGCAGCACAAATGACAAGGCTGAGTGATGTACAACAGCAGCTAATTTGTCACCTCAATCCTGAGGCGAAAGCGGTTAGCGTCAGTAATATGCATTTAACGCTCTACTTTTTAGGGCAAGTTGACGACGAGCAACGCATCGCCCTCCTTGATGCGATTGACTGCTTAGCTAAGCCTAGATTCAGCGTTCAACTTAACCAGCTCGACTTATGGCCCAATGCCCAAGTTTGTTGCTTGAAAGGCGATGACGTTGAGCCGCCATTAGCGCAATTAGCTAAGCAGACGCAAGCAATCGCAGGCCGCCTGCAATTGCATAGCAGTGAACACCACTTTTGCCCGCACATCAGTTTATTTAGGAAGGCTAAAGAATGGACGCTAAATGAGTCGGCGTTATTGCAACTCAAGGACATGAATACGCTAACGTTAACGCCCGAATGTTTGCATTTATATCATTCAAAAAGCACAAGCACGGGTGTGGAATATCACATCCTACATTCTTGGACGCTCGATTAG
- a CDS encoding putative bifunctional diguanylate cyclase/phosphodiesterase produces MLVGLANPLQQALVSIFSESPLETLEQNVDRALETITLQLHCDGVFVLTGSQSLDRLRTRNLYLKPQFAKGQQTRVWPLARMPFFRSLVRTPRLLNLSDVNTLPADAQAERALLRDWDVKSLLVLPPVVFGETRIALGAVNCSECCEWSEEFISEFNHAAVMIGSAMELTRIALSMLASEHKYCEVFNQLPLACALLDKYNQLTMLNKVALQTLPIQHGYDLFDMVREEEHAMLTDTLHVVREGVLGQAWCELPLKSIHQLAWLKLSFSQISGDKDTLVMIAEDVSEKYRLADELSFHANYDALTGLPNRLHFEALLENLLHAHDDMPICVAFLDLDQFQVINNISGHQAGDKLLCQVALRLKQLVRKGDIVARLGGDEFGILMHYCNVDSAKQIAKRICTQLANHEFIWEGRSHNVSVSMGIAKLDKKAADIYTVMSQADAACRLAKDQGRNGWHLYSASDPKMNRLYTEMMASVDIVGALALNQFELYFQSIVPLNREESGLHLEILLRMVQANGTIVSPAIFLPAAERYNLASKVDLWVIDNLLKWGGCHLDIWQQLDLVSVNLSATSLGDFEFMNWLEMRLMAEPELVDKLCIEITETAAVSQLDQATKLLDILRPLNCKLALDDFGAGFSSFAYLKRLNVDFVKVDGQFVVNICEDSADQAIVKSICQLGQDMGFDVVAEFVESQDIGRKLQILGVDYAQGYAINKPIQLAELQSGLSQPWLEKRETFAAYPQL; encoded by the coding sequence ATGTTAGTAGGTTTAGCAAATCCACTCCAACAGGCCTTGGTAAGTATTTTTAGTGAGTCTCCGCTAGAAACCTTAGAGCAAAATGTTGACCGAGCACTTGAGACCATCACATTGCAGCTGCATTGTGACGGGGTATTTGTATTGACCGGCAGCCAGTCTCTGGATCGTTTACGCACGCGTAATTTGTATCTAAAACCCCAATTTGCCAAAGGCCAACAAACCCGAGTCTGGCCCTTGGCACGCATGCCATTCTTTCGCTCCCTTGTCCGCACCCCGCGACTATTAAATCTGTCCGATGTGAATACCTTGCCTGCCGATGCGCAGGCCGAGCGAGCCCTATTAAGGGACTGGGACGTGAAGAGTCTATTGGTATTGCCACCTGTGGTATTTGGCGAAACGCGTATTGCGCTGGGCGCGGTGAATTGCTCTGAGTGTTGCGAATGGAGCGAAGAGTTTATAAGTGAGTTTAACCACGCCGCTGTGATGATTGGCTCGGCGATGGAACTGACGCGTATCGCCCTGAGCATGCTCGCCAGTGAGCATAAATACTGTGAAGTCTTCAATCAGTTACCCTTAGCCTGCGCCTTATTAGATAAATATAATCAATTGACTATGCTCAATAAAGTCGCCCTGCAAACGCTGCCAATCCAACATGGTTATGATTTATTCGACATGGTGCGTGAGGAAGAACATGCCATGTTAACCGATACCTTGCATGTGGTACGTGAAGGCGTACTTGGTCAGGCTTGGTGTGAATTACCGTTGAAATCTATCCATCAATTGGCTTGGTTGAAACTCAGTTTTAGCCAGATCAGTGGCGATAAAGATACCTTAGTCATGATTGCCGAAGATGTCAGCGAGAAGTATCGCCTAGCCGATGAGCTGTCGTTCCATGCCAATTATGATGCGCTCACAGGATTGCCCAATCGGTTGCATTTCGAAGCCCTATTAGAAAACCTGCTGCACGCCCACGACGATATGCCCATTTGCGTGGCGTTTCTCGATTTAGACCAATTCCAAGTCATCAACAATATCAGTGGCCATCAGGCGGGCGATAAGCTGCTTTGCCAAGTGGCATTACGCTTAAAACAGCTCGTGCGTAAGGGCGATATCGTCGCCCGTTTAGGTGGCGATGAGTTTGGTATCTTGATGCATTACTGCAATGTGGACTCGGCAAAACAAATAGCTAAACGTATCTGTACCCAATTGGCTAACCATGAATTTATTTGGGAAGGTCGCAGCCACAATGTCAGTGTCAGCATGGGGATTGCTAAACTCGATAAAAAAGCCGCCGACATTTATACCGTGATGAGTCAGGCCGATGCTGCTTGTCGCTTGGCGAAGGATCAAGGCCGCAATGGCTGGCATTTATACAGTGCGAGCGATCCTAAAATGAACCGTCTTTATACTGAGATGATGGCGTCGGTGGACATAGTCGGCGCACTGGCGTTAAACCAATTTGAGCTTTATTTTCAAAGCATAGTGCCATTAAACCGCGAGGAGTCTGGTCTGCATTTAGAGATCTTACTGCGCATGGTGCAGGCCAACGGCACGATTGTGTCACCAGCCATCTTCTTGCCCGCCGCCGAGCGATATAACTTAGCTTCTAAGGTCGATTTGTGGGTGATCGATAACTTGCTCAAGTGGGGCGGTTGCCATTTAGATATCTGGCAGCAATTGGATCTCGTGTCGGTGAATTTGTCGGCGACCTCTTTGGGCGACTTTGAGTTTATGAACTGGCTAGAAATGCGTTTGATGGCCGAACCTGAGCTGGTGGACAAGCTTTGCATCGAGATCACTGAAACCGCGGCCGTGAGTCAGCTCGATCAAGCGACAAAGTTACTCGATATACTGCGCCCGCTTAATTGTAAGTTAGCCCTTGATGACTTTGGGGCTGGCTTTTCTAGCTTCGCCTACCTTAAGCGCCTTAATGTGGACTTTGTGAAGGTGGATGGCCAGTTTGTGGTGAACATCTGCGAAGACAGTGCGGATCAGGCGATCGTTAAATCGATTTGCCAACTCGGCCAAGATATGGGCTTTGATGTGGTTGCTGAATTTGTCGAATCCCAAGATATTGGCCGGAAACTGCAAATCCTTGGCGTCGACTATGCCCAAGGTTACGCCATCAATAAACCGATACAGTTAGCTGAATTACAGTCTGGACTTAGTCAGCCTTGGCTCGAAAAACGTGAGACCTTTGCGGCCTATCCACAACTCTAG
- the hrpB gene encoding ATP-dependent helicase HrpB has product MLAADVFFLNSLPIHSLLAPLRAAFSRHAQVILEAPTGAGKSTALPLAMLDWPEISGRILMLEPRRVAARSVAHYIAHCRQQKVGQEVGYRVRGEAKVSANTRLEIVTEGILTRMIQQDPELTGIGMIIFDEIHERHLTTDLGLALALEVQASLRDDLKILAMSATLSGLALGELMPEAVTLHSEGRSFPVEVEYRPVPTQQHWIDHLGRCVLDLVSASSANVDKTASNNSVLVFLPGKGEISRLQQFLRERLAQDAFLICPLYGELSGAEQDSAIAATTDGRRKIVLATNVAESSLTIEGIGFVIDSGYKRQASFNPKTGVTRLGLKRISQASATQRSGRAGRLSAGVCVRLWSQEEHGRMLRADEPEISQADLVAMAHDCAYWGAKSFSDLMLLTPPPSVNEALAWQLLQRLGMVDGDNKLTPHGKAAYELGCHPRLAHMLLGAKSLSVKSLGVNNVNEQTGQLGSLACLLSGIVEARGLPKKGADIMNYLHFACQGQAGQQAKQWQKKLGLTADLVKVATHAHHSDVGLLLALAYPDRIAKARGVEGYQLANGTGVVLAAEDALSQTPWMVVADFQETEGRNAGRIYLASQFQLSLFDSELKDLLEIHEICGWDEGKGRVIAERQYKVGQILVKTETIAKPERKQIVAALLGYIRQQGLQILNWNDNLEQFQYRLKLATEFDAGSDWPKVDDGALLVSLETWLAPYLENVNNLPQLVKLDCFGFVANCLSWQQKQRLDELLPTSWPLVTGTSAPIVYDESGRALLRVRLQETFGMAQSPMLAQGKLKVTMELLSPAQRPLALTADLASFWQGPYVEVKKEMRGRYPKHLWPDDPVNTLPTKFTKKKTLGLAQP; this is encoded by the coding sequence GTGTTGGCCGCTGATGTCTTTTTCTTGAACTCTCTACCTATTCATAGCTTATTAGCACCGCTGCGTGCGGCTTTTTCTCGTCACGCTCAAGTGATCCTCGAGGCACCGACTGGTGCGGGTAAATCTACCGCGTTACCTTTGGCTATGCTGGATTGGCCCGAAATCAGCGGACGCATTTTAATGCTCGAACCTCGGCGTGTCGCTGCGCGCAGTGTGGCGCACTATATTGCCCATTGTCGCCAGCAAAAGGTGGGGCAAGAAGTGGGCTATCGCGTGCGCGGTGAAGCTAAAGTTAGCGCCAATACCCGCTTAGAGATTGTCACCGAAGGCATACTCACGCGGATGATCCAGCAAGATCCCGAATTAACTGGGATTGGAATGATCATCTTCGATGAGATCCATGAACGCCACCTCACTACCGATTTAGGCTTAGCCTTAGCGCTCGAAGTGCAAGCTTCACTACGGGACGATTTAAAGATATTGGCCATGTCGGCCACCTTATCTGGCCTTGCCTTGGGCGAATTGATGCCAGAGGCCGTGACCTTGCACAGTGAAGGCCGCAGTTTTCCCGTTGAGGTTGAATATCGCCCTGTGCCGACGCAGCAGCATTGGATCGATCATCTTGGCCGCTGCGTACTCGATCTGGTCTCTGCCAGTAGTGCCAACGTTGATAAAACGGCTAGCAATAACTCCGTGCTCGTCTTCTTACCGGGAAAAGGCGAAATCTCACGACTGCAGCAGTTTCTGCGTGAGCGCTTAGCCCAAGATGCCTTTCTGATTTGCCCCCTTTATGGTGAGCTTTCGGGTGCTGAGCAAGATAGCGCGATTGCGGCAACCACAGATGGCAGGCGCAAAATCGTGCTAGCGACTAACGTGGCGGAATCGAGCTTAACCATTGAAGGTATAGGTTTTGTCATCGACAGCGGCTATAAACGTCAGGCCAGTTTTAACCCTAAAACCGGCGTCACCCGCTTAGGTTTGAAACGCATTAGCCAAGCTTCGGCAACTCAGCGCAGTGGCCGCGCCGGACGTTTATCTGCGGGCGTGTGCGTGCGTTTGTGGAGCCAAGAAGAACATGGCCGTATGCTCAGAGCCGATGAACCCGAGATCAGCCAAGCGGATCTGGTGGCTATGGCCCACGATTGTGCTTACTGGGGCGCAAAATCCTTCAGCGACTTGATGTTGTTAACGCCGCCACCTAGTGTGAATGAGGCGCTGGCGTGGCAATTACTGCAGCGCTTAGGCATGGTCGATGGTGACAATAAACTCACTCCCCACGGTAAAGCGGCCTATGAGCTGGGGTGTCACCCCAGGCTTGCCCATATGCTATTGGGCGCGAAAAGCTTAAGTGTGAAAAGCTTAGGCGTAAACAATGTTAATGAGCAAACTGGGCAATTGGGCAGTTTGGCCTGTTTGCTGTCGGGGATTGTAGAGGCGCGCGGTTTGCCTAAAAAGGGCGCCGATATCATGAATTACCTGCACTTTGCCTGTCAGGGGCAAGCGGGACAGCAGGCGAAACAGTGGCAGAAAAAGCTCGGTTTAACTGCTGACTTAGTGAAGGTCGCGACCCATGCTCACCACAGTGATGTGGGATTATTGCTGGCGCTGGCATATCCAGATCGCATCGCCAAAGCGCGCGGCGTTGAGGGTTATCAATTAGCCAATGGCACTGGCGTGGTGTTGGCAGCCGAAGATGCCTTGTCGCAAACGCCTTGGATGGTGGTGGCGGATTTCCAAGAAACTGAAGGCCGAAACGCTGGACGGATTTACTTGGCGAGTCAGTTTCAGCTGAGCTTATTCGATAGCGAGCTAAAAGACTTGCTGGAAATCCACGAGATCTGTGGCTGGGATGAAGGCAAAGGCCGAGTCATTGCCGAGCGCCAATACAAGGTCGGACAAATTTTAGTGAAAACCGAGACGATTGCTAAGCCTGAGCGCAAGCAAATTGTCGCGGCCTTACTGGGTTATATTCGCCAGCAAGGATTACAAATTCTCAATTGGAACGATAACTTAGAGCAATTTCAATACAGGCTCAAACTCGCGACGGAGTTCGACGCAGGCAGCGACTGGCCCAAGGTCGATGATGGGGCGTTATTAGTGAGCCTAGAAACTTGGCTGGCGCCTTACCTCGAAAATGTGAATAATCTGCCGCAATTAGTTAAGCTCGATTGCTTTGGTTTTGTGGCAAACTGTTTGAGCTGGCAGCAGAAACAGCGACTGGACGAATTATTGCCAACCTCTTGGCCGTTAGTCACCGGTACCTCTGCGCCAATCGTATACGATGAGTCTGGGCGTGCGCTGCTACGGGTGCGACTGCAAGAAACCTTTGGCATGGCGCAGAGTCCTATGTTGGCGCAGGGCAAGCTAAAGGTGACGATGGAATTACTTTCTCCCGCTCAACGTCCATTGGCTTTGACGGCGGATTTAGCCAGTTTCTGGCAGGGACCTTATGTGGAAGTGAAAAAGGAAATGCGCGGCAGATATCCAAAACATCTGTGGCCGGACGATCCTGTGAATACACTACCGACAAAATTTACCAAGAAGAAAACCTTGGGTTTAGCTCAGCCATAG
- the mrcB gene encoding penicillin-binding protein 1B → MNDEVDMTTKTTKKTPASRRANNGRGLFRRMWSITWKLGLAGLAVVTFYSIYLDQIIAQKFEGQKWHLPAQVFSRSMALYPGAAVSHPQMMAELKLLGYRKVANPRQVGEFSASSTRIELWRRPFLHPEGDQVEQRVMISFDSNGVSSVTRVSDKRQLAVFHLEPVLLDRIITGDGEDRLFVPTEEMPKSIVQALLLVEDRSFYEHHGVNPFAIARAAFVNISAGRTVQGGSTLTQQLAKNFFLSSERSLLRKVREALMAVIIDFRYSKDEILEAYLNEVYMGQDKSRAVHGMGLASRFYFGRPISELTIAQQAFLVAAIKGPSYYNPWRYPDRIQERRDLVLRLLMDAGDLTTAEYKAAVESPLAIRNLNKPAHQKLPSFFALVKQEVNERYGDALLKQSGVKIYTTLDPMAQEAAEIAVTQTLKSLDKSNKSLQVGMVVTDKYTGGIAAMVGDKTPGFDGFNRAVEIRRPIGSLIKPFVYATALAPNSQFTLATPLKDQPITLKSEQGKTWSPQNFDKKFSGQVPLLTALKKSMNVPTVNLGIAVGVDAVATTLAKSGWQEPLNEYPSMLLGAVNGSPLMVAQVYQTLADSGVYRKLTTVTAVLDADKNPLPVTRLPKEQAISPDTDFLIQYAMQQVVNTGTATRLGNAFPGVGLAGKTGTSNDSRDSWFAGFDERNVAAIWVGRDDNGKTSLYGSSGAMAVYLAFLKERPPISLRSIQVNGVVKGFFDRDTGVAKESDCSNVDALPALTATYRPVNNCGEPLQWWQKILGQ, encoded by the coding sequence ATGAATGATGAAGTAGATATGACGACTAAGACGACAAAAAAAACACCCGCTTCCCGTAGGGCCAATAATGGCCGCGGTTTATTTCGACGAATGTGGTCAATCACTTGGAAATTAGGCTTAGCCGGATTAGCTGTAGTGACGTTCTACAGCATTTATCTCGATCAAATTATTGCGCAAAAATTTGAAGGCCAAAAATGGCACTTGCCCGCGCAGGTGTTCAGCCGTTCTATGGCGCTGTATCCCGGCGCGGCGGTCAGTCATCCGCAAATGATGGCTGAGCTTAAGTTGCTCGGCTATCGCAAAGTCGCGAATCCACGCCAAGTGGGAGAGTTTTCGGCATCGAGCACTCGTATCGAATTGTGGCGTCGACCGTTCTTGCATCCTGAAGGCGATCAAGTCGAACAAAGAGTCATGATCAGCTTCGACAGCAATGGCGTCAGTTCGGTCACCCGAGTGTCGGACAAACGCCAGCTTGCCGTATTCCATCTTGAGCCTGTGTTGCTCGATCGCATTATTACTGGCGACGGTGAAGACAGGCTGTTTGTGCCGACCGAAGAAATGCCTAAGTCGATTGTGCAGGCGTTACTGCTGGTGGAAGACCGCAGCTTTTACGAACACCATGGGGTAAATCCCTTCGCGATTGCACGCGCCGCGTTTGTAAACATTAGCGCCGGTCGCACAGTGCAAGGTGGCTCAACGTTAACCCAGCAGTTAGCGAAAAACTTTTTCCTATCCAGTGAGCGTTCTTTACTGCGTAAGGTGCGCGAAGCCTTGATGGCAGTGATTATCGATTTTCGTTACAGCAAGGACGAAATCCTCGAAGCCTATCTTAACGAAGTGTATATGGGGCAGGATAAATCCCGCGCCGTTCATGGTATGGGTTTGGCCTCGCGTTTCTATTTCGGCCGTCCAATCAGTGAGTTGACTATCGCCCAGCAGGCATTTTTAGTGGCTGCGATTAAGGGACCGTCTTACTACAATCCATGGCGATATCCGGATCGCATTCAAGAGCGTCGCGATCTGGTATTGCGTTTACTCATGGATGCGGGCGATTTAACCACGGCCGAGTACAAGGCGGCGGTAGAGTCACCTCTGGCGATCCGTAATCTTAATAAACCCGCACACCAGAAATTACCTTCCTTCTTCGCCCTGGTAAAACAGGAAGTGAACGAGCGTTATGGCGATGCGTTACTGAAGCAATCTGGGGTGAAAATCTATACCACGCTCGATCCTATGGCCCAAGAAGCCGCCGAAATTGCGGTGACTCAAACCCTTAAGAGCTTAGATAAGAGCAACAAGTCATTGCAGGTAGGCATGGTGGTTACCGACAAATACACGGGCGGTATCGCGGCAATGGTCGGCGATAAAACCCCTGGATTTGATGGCTTTAACCGTGCGGTTGAAATTCGTCGTCCGATTGGCTCGTTAATTAAGCCCTTTGTGTACGCCACTGCACTGGCACCCAATAGCCAATTTACCTTAGCGACTCCCCTTAAAGATCAGCCTATTACCTTAAAGAGTGAGCAAGGTAAGACATGGTCACCGCAAAACTTCGATAAGAAGTTCAGCGGCCAAGTGCCTTTGTTAACGGCGCTGAAAAAGTCGATGAACGTCCCGACAGTAAATCTTGGGATTGCGGTGGGCGTGGATGCCGTCGCGACAACTTTGGCTAAGTCGGGCTGGCAGGAGCCATTAAACGAGTATCCTTCTATGTTACTTGGCGCCGTCAATGGCTCGCCATTAATGGTGGCGCAGGTGTACCAAACCTTAGCCGATAGCGGGGTTTACCGTAAATTAACCACAGTGACGGCTGTGTTGGATGCTGATAAAAATCCATTGCCCGTGACGCGATTACCTAAAGAGCAAGCCATCTCACCCGATACTGACTTTTTGATCCAGTACGCTATGCAGCAAGTGGTGAATACGGGTACCGCGACGCGCTTAGGCAATGCCTTCCCAGGCGTTGGACTGGCGGGTAAAACAGGCACAAGTAACGATAGCCGCGACTCTTGGTTTGCGGGCTTTGATGAGCGTAACGTCGCTGCCATTTGGGTGGGGCGTGATGATAACGGCAAAACCAGCTTGTATGGCAGCAGTGGCGCCATGGCCGTGTATCTTGCCTTCTTAAAGGAACGTCCACCTATTAGTTTGCGTTCTATCCAAGTGAATGGCGTCGTGAAGGGCTTTTTTGACCGAGATACCGGCGTGGCGAAGGAATCGGATTGCAGCAATGTTGATGCGCTTCCGGCATTAACCGCGACTTATCGTCCGGTGAATAATTGCGGCGAGCCTTTGCAATGGTGGCAGAAAATACTCGGCCAATAG
- a CDS encoding peptidylprolyl isomerase, whose product MFKTAAAVHILVKHKEQAEDIVKQLNNGANFAVLAKRFSSCPSAKKGGDLGEFKKGQMVPQFDKVAFSGELLVPHIVKTKFGWHVVKVLYRT is encoded by the coding sequence ATGTTTAAAACCGCTGCCGCCGTGCATATTTTAGTGAAACACAAAGAGCAGGCTGAGGATATAGTTAAGCAGCTGAATAATGGCGCTAATTTTGCGGTACTCGCCAAGCGTTTTTCTTCTTGCCCTTCGGCCAAAAAAGGCGGCGATTTAGGCGAGTTTAAAAAAGGCCAAATGGTGCCCCAGTTTGATAAAGTGGCTTTTTCGGGCGAGTTATTAGTGCCGCACATAGTTAAAACTAAGTTTGGCTGGCATGTGGTTAAAGTGCTTTATCGCACTTAA
- a CDS encoding DUF2391 family protein, with protein MTFSFNTEDASQVCVGAFALAVPVAFSEEAWHLGETLPVLNIAMLFSLSLLFLGVFTYHSVFQQNISARVPVFIFRIVVAYLLTALVVFLVLLCLDKVPFFEDPLTSIKRIIVITMPASMGAIVVDSFDKE; from the coding sequence ATGACCTTTAGTTTTAATACCGAAGATGCGAGCCAAGTTTGCGTGGGGGCATTTGCGCTGGCGGTGCCTGTGGCGTTTTCAGAGGAAGCCTGGCATCTCGGCGAAACCTTGCCTGTGCTCAATATTGCCATGCTCTTTAGTTTATCGCTGTTATTTCTAGGGGTTTTTACTTACCACAGTGTGTTCCAGCAAAATATTAGTGCCCGAGTCCCTGTGTTTATTTTCCGTATCGTGGTGGCGTATTTGCTCACCGCGCTGGTGGTTTTCCTCGTCCTGCTGTGCCTCGATAAAGTGCCATTTTTTGAAGACCCGCTGACCTCGATCAAACGGATCATCGTCATCACTATGCCAGCCTCTATGGGCGCCATTGTTGTGGATAGCTTTGATAAGGAATAA
- a CDS encoding DUF3581 domain-containing protein has product MFLAPYFSEQNQAISVSAQQASDFAKKIAQDFNPIHNVGAKRFCVPGDLLFAIVLTQYGLSQSMKFSFAGMVGASVELQFPEQVSESFSIRDGREKTYLNVSRQGDVSCCDAQTESFIRQYVAFSGHNFIDILIPLMKQHQVMINPDRPLVIYESMSFDLTTLDFVQVTLSLVDQDLKIDGKRGDVTLHFELHSGDTLVGTGIKTLVMSGLRPYDEALAQQMCATYEGSKTDY; this is encoded by the coding sequence ATGTTTCTAGCGCCTTATTTTTCCGAGCAAAATCAAGCCATTTCCGTATCCGCACAACAAGCCAGCGACTTCGCGAAGAAAATTGCGCAGGACTTTAATCCCATACACAATGTGGGCGCAAAACGCTTTTGCGTGCCGGGAGATTTACTGTTTGCCATAGTATTGACTCAATATGGTCTGAGTCAGAGCATGAAATTTAGCTTTGCGGGTATGGTGGGCGCGAGTGTCGAACTGCAATTCCCGGAACAAGTGAGCGAGAGTTTTTCAATTCGCGATGGCCGCGAAAAAACCTATCTTAATGTGAGCCGTCAAGGCGATGTAAGTTGTTGCGATGCGCAGACAGAATCCTTTATTCGTCAATATGTTGCTTTCTCTGGGCATAATTTTATCGATATCCTGATCCCTTTGATGAAACAACATCAAGTGATGATCAACCCAGACCGACCTTTAGTGATTTACGAAAGCATGTCGTTTGATTTAACCACCCTCGATTTTGTGCAAGTGACCTTATCACTCGTTGACCAAGATTTAAAAATCGATGGTAAACGTGGCGATGTGACACTGCACTTTGAATTACACAGTGGCGATACTTTAGTCGGCACAGGTATCAAAACCTTAGTCATGAGTGGCTTACGTCCTTACGACGAGGCGCTGGCGCAGCAAATGTGCGCCACCTATGAAGGTAGTAAAACTGATTATTGA
- a CDS encoding methyl-accepting chemotaxis protein has product MSVFNSSLRKSLEVSENKRQEAESVIDAIKQSIATVEFTPEGKVLDANALFLKVVGYSLNEVVGQHHKLFCSATYANSPAYQQFWSNLKAGHPQEGHFARVNKNGQEIWLRATYFPVKQAGKVVKIMKTASEITQYKQQLDDQSAIFDALNRSQAIIEFTPDGTILKANANFLKTMGYSKEQILGKHHRIFCFDEFYRQNPHFWDELKQGRYSKGLFERKNAYGDSIWLEAAYNPIMDEHGKVVKVVKFASDISKRIEQSHAVREAANIALTTSQRTVEQAEQGVKLLNATVNTSNAIAEQTHKTTRAITQLNEQSQSIQAIVATISSIADQTNLLALNAAIEAARAGEQGRGFAVVADEVRQLASRTSKSTSEIAAVVTKNTQLTTSATDMMNEVEGIAQEGKQQLAEVTLVMGEIRNGAENVSQIVSQLSINGH; this is encoded by the coding sequence ATCTCAGTATTCAATTCTTCATTACGTAAAAGCCTAGAAGTGAGCGAAAACAAGCGCCAAGAAGCGGAGTCGGTCATCGACGCCATTAAGCAAAGTATTGCCACGGTAGAATTTACGCCTGAAGGAAAAGTGCTCGATGCGAATGCCTTGTTTTTAAAAGTAGTCGGTTATTCGCTTAATGAAGTTGTTGGTCAACACCATAAGCTGTTTTGCTCAGCGACCTATGCTAATTCTCCTGCCTACCAACAATTTTGGAGTAATTTAAAAGCCGGTCATCCACAGGAGGGACATTTCGCGCGAGTGAATAAAAATGGCCAAGAAATCTGGCTAAGGGCGACTTACTTTCCTGTAAAACAGGCGGGGAAAGTCGTGAAGATAATGAAAACGGCTTCTGAAATTACCCAATATAAGCAACAGCTTGACGATCAATCCGCCATCTTTGATGCCCTAAATCGCTCCCAAGCTATTATTGAATTTACCCCAGATGGCACTATCCTGAAGGCAAATGCCAACTTTTTAAAAACAATGGGATACAGCAAAGAACAGATCTTGGGTAAGCATCATAGAATTTTCTGTTTCGATGAATTTTATCGACAAAATCCTCACTTTTGGGACGAGCTTAAGCAAGGTCGCTATAGCAAAGGGCTATTTGAGCGCAAAAATGCCTATGGCGACTCAATTTGGCTGGAGGCGGCTTACAATCCCATTATGGATGAACATGGAAAGGTCGTTAAAGTTGTTAAGTTCGCCAGTGATATCAGCAAGCGGATCGAGCAAAGCCACGCTGTGCGTGAAGCCGCAAATATTGCGCTCACCACATCGCAACGTACCGTTGAGCAAGCGGAACAAGGCGTTAAGTTGCTTAATGCGACCGTCAATACCTCCAATGCCATTGCTGAGCAAACCCATAAAACGACTCGGGCGATTACTCAACTGAATGAGCAATCCCAAAGTATTCAAGCCATAGTCGCGACCATTAGCTCGATTGCCGATCAAACCAATTTGCTGGCATTAAATGCCGCAATTGAGGCCGCGCGTGCGGGTGAACAAGGCCGAGGTTTTGCGGTTGTCGCCGATGAAGTGAGGCAGCTCGCTTCCAGAACCAGTAAATCAACCAGTGAAATTGCCGCCGTCGTCACTAAAAATACCCAGCTCACCACAAGTGCAACGGACATGATGAACGAAGTTGAAGGTATCGCACAGGAAGGGAAACAACAGTTAGCCGAGGTCACTTTGGTGATGGGAGAAATACGCAACGGAGCAGAAAACGTCTCACAAATCGTCTCTCAACTTTCAATCAACGGTCATTAA